A region of the Oncorhynchus nerka isolate Pitt River linkage group LG9a, Oner_Uvic_2.0, whole genome shotgun sequence genome:
aaaatgacattggaggcaacttatggtagagaaatgaacaatcaattatctggcaacagctctgttggccattcctgcagtcagcatgccaattgcacactctcaAAACTTGACACCTATggagttgtgtgacaaaactgcacattttagtgtccccagcacaaggtgcacctgtgtaatgaccatgctgtttaatcagcttcttgatatagcacacctgtcaggtggaaggattatcttggcaaaggataaattcTCAACAGgggtgtaaacaaatttgtgcacaaaattagaGAAATTAAGCTTTTTGTTGCATATGGAAAGTTTCTAGGATTGTTtagttcagctcatgaaacatgggaccaagactttacacattgtgtttatatatttgttcagtgtatattatgAATATTATCATTTTTTACTATCCATAGTCTTTGTGTTAAGGCACGTGCGGAGTGGTCTCTGATATGCAGTTTGTGTGAAACATACAGATACAAACCCAGTTTTTCCCAcagataaaatatattttgcttgACAGTGATAACAGCATTGGCCCAAGCATGTTTAATATGTTGGCCTTGGTTTTTGATCAATTTGTATCTTTCACTACCTTGGGGCCACTGTATTTCACAGTCTCTAGGCTGTTTGTGAGCCTCGTTTTGATTGTTTTTAAACCATGTGAGTCAGAGCTCAGTGCTGATATGGTTTACAATAGTTCCTGCTACTACTTATTCTTAATctactaaaactgttgttactAGTATGTAGTCAAACTGTGACTTGCTGTCATATGACATACTATGTCATACTTGCTGTCAATGACGAATTATCAGTCTTATTCCTTACCCAGAGTGGGTGAAAACAGGCTTTGCTGATGAAATTTCAATTacgttataaaatacattttaccaagACAAATACTATTATTCATGTTCTGAATCGTTCAGTGGGGTCTTTTTCAAATATATTaacattatatatttttaaattaatACAACCTTTAATAAACACGGAGTGGTGGTCTTCTGCAGTTGTTTCCGCGGGTCGTAAAATTAACATGACACAAATTGAAAATCAAAAGTTTGCGATACAGTGCTTtgttgacatttcacagagatacggttgtgtttctgatacattttttgggggaaaaaaacagaAATTTCGTGTTAATATGAAAAGAGTATATTAAAATATGAAAATACTACATGTCTTAAAATTGATTAATCTTAACTCTATATTGTTTTATGTCCTCCGGATTCGAGAAGAAAGATGATAAGATCAGCCATGAGCCTGTCAGTTTGCAGTAATTGTCGCACGGCATTCAGCCTAGCTGACGCAATGCTGTTTTCCAGATTTTTTTTAACTACTAATTTTTTTCTCTGGCATCCATTGATTTTGTCACCCTAATCTTGGCCATCCTACAAGGATAAAAACCCTATAACTTTTGAACAGATTATGATAGCGACAATGATTGGACACCCTACTTAAGCTTATCTTCCTATGTTTGGATGGTTGATTTGATATACATTTTTGTTAGATGTCAAATATGTCCACCTGTGCTTCTTCAATCAGCTACTTGTTCAACTTCTTTCACAGAAGATCTATGCTGCATATTAAAACTAGAAAGAAACTAAGCTTGGTCGAAACATAACTACAGTATATTGATGACAGTATTCAATTGTCCAGGAGGCTAATGTGGAGGGTTGATGGCATACAGTTGCTGTCACAATACTTATTAAACATACATTCCTTATCGTCTTTCTTTCATGACCACTGACCAGTGAAAGGACTCTAGGTTTTCTCTATACTGTTTCTCTAACAGTCCTCAGGTCAGTAATGGTGAAGAAAAGGATACCAGGTAAGGTGCAGTATCTACTGTAGTATCTATCTGTATGACTTCACTTGGGATATAGTCTTGACTGCTGTCTCTCCCCCTAACAATCGTCTCAAATGTTTTAGAGTTCTGATGTGATGAAGATTTTCTGTTCTTTTAAGATGTATTGAGATTACGGTACAAATCCAATAAGCGCTATATATCACATATGGGAACACCAAAGATCCTATGTAATGTTGACAATGGAAAAAGGCAAATGAAAATGGGAAACTTCACTAAGGCGTGGGTTATTCAGGGATCTGGTACTTGGTTTGGACCATTGCGTTGATTAGTAAATACATCCGTGATGTCATTTGCAGTGACTATATTGTGTAGCTATCCATTGAAGGTTGTGCTGAAATTCATAAAAACaggctgcacttgaagaaacagaaaacatttgtacAGTCGCTATACTGTGGTGTTATTCAATCAATTAAATGTAAAGCCCTTtaaatcagcagttgtcacaaaaagTGCTTGTACAGTGACCTGGCCTAGAGCAAACAGAAGCAGAGATGAACAGTGACCAGGAAACACTCCCTGAAAGGAAGACACCTAGAGATGAATCCGGCTTCGAGGGGAGGCCCGTCCTTATTGCATGAAAACATATCAAGAGATCTGTGACGTTACTAGGTGTTGCCAGTCTTTTACTGCAAGGAGACTTGAGTGAACCTAATTGAGAACATCAGCCATAGGGCTGGTAGACCATACAGATGTTCGTGAAGATGCTATTGCTGTGTGTAAAATCACTTGTGGATTGGTTATGAAGATGCTTGCAGACTGGGACGGTGGGACTACACGCAGCCCAATTTGTCATTTAAGTCTGTGTGATTTTTGTTAGGACTGGACATTTGTTTTAAATTACACTGAAGATTTCGAGAGTCTTTCTTCTAATTTGAGGGGTAAGTTTGTCAGTTAATTCCTGTAAAATATGTAACCCGCATGAATACAAACAGTATGACAACTTCTAGTGCACAGGTTTGTTTTTCATTCGGCAAGCATACTTCACCTGATCCAACTTGGAAAGTTACATTAGAATTCCCCTTTAGCAATGCATAAAACATTTCTCCACATTAGCTTTTGATAGGCATAGGTTATATATTTATATCTCAACATAGACCATAGAATAAAAATACAGAGCAGTGTTTATTACAATGCAATTCCCTTCCTTTCCAGGATAATCTATTCATTATTATTCATCTAGGAATTACAAGCACAAAAGGTGTTTCTGTGAAAATTCTGGATGGGCTATTAAAATTGAATAGAGGACATTGTAACCATTTTTCGGATAAGATATTTGATCAAAAATCTTCAAATGCAACCATAGGTATTcaattgtttgtttatttgtttgttttcatCAAGTGCCTTCATCTGATATGGAAAACAACGTCAGCTGGGTCCATCCCTACGGCAACCACTCCTCTGGAGCTTATGGGAGACCTGGCTGCCGTTATACCACTGCTGAACTGATCCTCATCGTCATAGTGACCGGCTCGCTCAGCTTCATCACCGTCCTGGGCAATGTCCTGGTGATGCTGTCAATCAAAGTCAACCGCCACCTCCAGACAGTCAACAACTACTTCCTGTTCAGCCTGGCGTGTGCTGACCTCATCATCGGTCTGCTCTCCATGAACCTCTACACCCTCTATATCGTGAAGGGCTACTGGCCCCTGGGTGCGGTCATCTGTGACCTGTGGTTGGCCTTGGACTACGTGGTCAGCAACGCTTCGGTTATGAACCTCCTGATCATCTGCTTCGACCGCTACTTCTGCGTGACCCGACCATTGACCTACCCATCCAGGCGAACCaccagactggctgggctgatgatCGCAGCAGCCTGGCTCCTGTCTCTGTTCCTTTGGGCCCCGGCCATCCTCTTCTGGCAGTCCTTCGTCGGCAAACGGATCGTCCCTGATGGGGAGTGCTACATCCAGCTCCTGTCCAAACCCTCGGTTACACTGGGGATGACGCTATCCGCATTCTACCTGCCGGCGGTCATCGTGATTGTCCTGTACACCCGGATCTCCTTTGCCAGCCGCAGTCGCCTCACTGCAGAGCTGCATAGTAGCAGAGCGAGGACCTCTAGTGGACGACCGAAACAAAGCTGCCATCTGAAGAGGAGCTGCGTCTCAACCCAGACAGACACTGAGCCAAAGAGCGACTTGGCCATTTCCATCGAAGCAGAGACAAGTGTCTGCGCTAAGCAGGGGATTATCAAGGCCCTGAAAGACTCTACAGAGCAGGCCAACAATAATGTCATCCCCACTTCAGATGATACCCCCTCTCTAGACCAATTACTTAGTGAGATTACCCAAGACTGCAGATGGTCCAACAGTAGGGTCACGTTCAATCGCACAGGGGATAAGAACAGCTCTGCTACCATGGTCTCCCAGCCAAGCTCTATCCTTAATGGCTCCAATACAACTAGTCAGCTCAGAAAAATGTTTTCCCCATTTCCCAGCTTCAGTAAGACCCAGGTGAAGAGGAGAAGGATTGTAGCGAGGGAGAGGAAAGTGACCAAGACTATTTTTGCTATTCTCCTGGCCTTCattctcacctggactccttatAGCGTCATGGCCATCATTGGCACCTACTGTCACTTCTGCATCCCAGACACAGCGTGGACCATGGGCTACTGGCTGTGTTATATCAACAGCACAGTCAACCCAGCGTGCTATGCACTGTGTAACGTCACATTCAGAAAGACCTTCAAGAACCTACTGAGGTGTCAGTACAGAAACACAGGTGTTGAAGTGAGGATGATGTGAGCTACTCTATTATAATATGTGATAGAACATTTGATTATTTAAGGAAGATGCATTTGATTGATGGACTACGAAGATAATTGTCTATGTAAAATAGTATCAAAAATCGAACAAAATGTTTCGAAGCAGCACATTAAAAGGTATGACATCCAAAGCCTAAACTGTACTAAGCCAATCTTTTGTAACAACTGTATAATGTTGTTAAAATAATGCCGTTCCTCTGTCTGCTGACAATTCTATATGCCTCTTGCTTTTGTTTGTGATGATGTAATATTGTGATGAAGATATACTGCCATTTCTTACAAAATACAAAATCATGAATTACTGATACTAGATTATGGAATGTTCACTCAAATCGCTGCAAACGGTGCTGTAGGCCAACATCAGATCGAGCAACCTCAGCTGCAAtcagaaagcattcataccctttgacttattccacatttagttgtcTTAGTCTCAATTCAAAGTGGATTCATTTGATTTAGTTTCTAACCgatctacacccaataccccataatgacaaagtgaaaacatgtttgtagATATTTTAGCAAATTTgtagaaaattaaatacagaaatatctcatttacataagtgttcacacccctttgctatgacactccaaattgagctcaggtgcatacaattttctttgatcatccttgagatgtcacttGGGGcgtcaggtaacctagtggttagagcattgggccagtaaacgaaaggttgctgTATCaaatcctgagctgacaaggtaaacatctgttgttctgagcaaagcagttaacccactgttccccaggcactgaagacatggatgtcgattatggcattcccctgcacctctctgattcaaggCCTGTGTGTCCATGTGGGGCAAGGACACACACTGCCTGTGAGTCATCTGCCTGGGCCTCAAACATGTGCAAGCCATGTGGGGAGACTACCCAGACCTCATGGGCCAACATTTTGGATGGCTACCCTGAGGACCTTCACCCACTCTTtcagggaaaggggagggagaccTGTCAttgtcttcttcctcctccagGCAGCAGAAGAGGATAAGGAAGCGCAAGTCCTTACCACTAGGTCCTCTTCCGCCCTTAGTGGTCATCGATGGCGGATGACAGATATTCACTCATCAATGTCTACAAACAGGCAGCAGCCAGACTCTGCATTGAGTGTTTCAAACCTGTAGGGGGTGGCATCACAGAGAGGGACTGGTACGATGGGAGGAAACACCCCTCTGGCACCATCCCaaatatgctcaatgggtgacatgtctggtgagtatgcatacggctgctagaatcctgactagaaccaaaaaatttgatcatattactccagtgctagcctctctacactggcttcctgtcaaagcaagggctgatttcaaggttttactgctaacctacaaagcattacatgggcttgctcctacctatctctctgatttggtcctgccgtacatacctacacgtacgctacggtcacaagacgcaggcctcctaattgtccctagaatttctaagcaaacagctggaggcagggctttctcctatagagctccatttttatggaacggtctgcctacccatgtcagagacgcaaactcggtctcaacctttaagtctttactgaagactcatctcttcagtgggtcatatgattgagtgtagtctggc
Encoded here:
- the chrm4b gene encoding muscarinic acetylcholine receptor M4; translation: MENNVSWVHPYGNHSSGAYGRPGCRYTTAELILIVIVTGSLSFITVLGNVLVMLSIKVNRHLQTVNNYFLFSLACADLIIGLLSMNLYTLYIVKGYWPLGAVICDLWLALDYVVSNASVMNLLIICFDRYFCVTRPLTYPSRRTTRLAGLMIAAAWLLSLFLWAPAILFWQSFVGKRIVPDGECYIQLLSKPSVTLGMTLSAFYLPAVIVIVLYTRISFASRSRLTAELHSSRARTSSGRPKQSCHLKRSCVSTQTDTEPKSDLAISIEAETSVCAKQGIIKALKDSTEQANNNVIPTSDDTPSLDQLLSEITQDCRWSNSRVTFNRTGDKNSSATMVSQPSSILNGSNTTSQLRKMFSPFPSFSKTQVKRRRIVARERKVTKTIFAILLAFILTWTPYSVMAIIGTYCHFCIPDTAWTMGYWLCYINSTVNPACYALCNVTFRKTFKNLLRCQYRNTGVEVRMM